The following proteins are co-located in the Triplophysa dalaica isolate WHDGS20190420 chromosome 2, ASM1584641v1, whole genome shotgun sequence genome:
- the pcm1 gene encoding pericentriolar material 1 protein isoform X3: MATGGTPFEDGAEEQELHTWSISNGSLDDRLNNMDWGVQQKKANRSSEKNRKKFSAMSESRLTNDISPESTPGAGRRRARTPHSFPHVKYSTQMSVPDQAELDRLRQVINFTDLDERSIGSDSQGRATAANNQRQLSSEAKKPFNFLPIHLNTNKRKEPTASTSSIPGGKEPKKQSPGKDLFAPVPAVGKEAFSMDGAHGFTLEDGSGELSIDSSQVVSKLVQIREYIGKATSMRDDLVEKNDVPANVERLSLLITHLKEQEKSYLRFLQKMLARENEDEDDEGATVDSAVGSGSLAESTSLNLEPRSEASSATGHDVCGEQKEELENMRKQHDLLKKMLEQQEQLRALQGRQAELLAMQQSADQAIAVMDDTVVTETTGSVSGRSITSELNDELNDLIQRFHNQLHDTQTQTVPDNRRQAECLSLSREVCRSRTTHNSRGQLPSTAPLTTASTSASTKLQELQDKKQTMDKILQELHSLRDQTLNNSACQSGSQRGTRAGVSERPLVLGREGNGPRPARQDPSSSHTQMDDTSHPADKLRKLKEVHKRLNELRELVQYYEQTSDMVVDTVNENVKDDDEETEDGSLFEAMFDSEQENHEPVTNIRNPAQPQTPGNWMDLNSLTKAHSASNNREGRLNTECEINNRSAANLHSLNIPSVIECQYNRDRPYARVKHEDEDDDDDEVLDNDEDGARGGGRDTEGSGSSRRSSLGGDAEYAQKVHRLQTAKQKLRQLQELVAMVQSDDTDGTTANEDEGLKQQPNNTRATAPKTQRDLPLCDKAREKLYEEKLKQQQQELKQLHEERQRLMDIQGKIQDIQWACPDLQSSVSSSASGQMMRKIPAAASTPAPVTLRSSSSAKPNTSGLKPTLEPPPVTVTDNELWSEMRRHQILREELRQRRRHLESLMAEQQRRSALNDSTIRSDIQDTQTYNRDERTMATWGGSTQCHLEDDDDDDYSEVDVEDDDEDEHDEVEESSSTDDMHARSARKQRNYSRNRKDGLNVRREVNRTPSPRESSGHPCQQKQGVRGSSTRAKRQENLRWAADLSLSEGTAPAHWQDQITHLQKQLNFSTTMCQTLLQDQQTLSFMLQAVLTGPYGVMPNNVTSPQVPLIMHQLNQCYTQLAWQQNNVNRLKQVLNDLLRQQQNQSLSGQQQDQNVGRDSVSPSLFQNFPAVNMPGLPNFSPFPTGFNFSHMFSSAAADCHQNPASSDQQQDPNISLKTEYMSFPPPLQRSPLNNTDKRFQSQSDTMTDPHNSSWLNSSMNCSDQRRSQISPSAPHPSTSRDRSYVPDSQESLSSLPDKADPTTVTKTFRGGRKAAAQASLASRDKTPNAKSRRKRGRGQKNAAALESDSISSDAHFDQDRDRCPQVKHKDLNQGLLDKLTQEKLDSKTQSSKPNDLSSAYAWRTPFLSNRIACTEVPDASSDFSLFEALRETIYSEVATLISQNESRPHFLIELFHELQLLNTDYLRQRALYSLQDIVTRHLTEKSVAEDQASSLGPAMWATGSQSELTPSESLATSDNEASEKNVTIKSGSVVKKAADKENTTDNESLLSTSSNLEPFASDDLGNTVIHLDKALARMREYERMKLRAEFNTDNPEHSPGAAAAAAVSVLTQGTSHSSAETHCPQIDTQQLDRQIKAIMTEVIPFLKEHVGEVCSHQLLTSVRRMVLKLTQQNDESKEFVHFFHRQLGGILQDSLSKFVGRTLQDCGEDLLVEISEILFNELAFFKLMQDLDQNTSKNKHRTKKCSDNTSPKPSTRTEETKAVERENTFSPSYFDEDKDQDETEQGETGHERQEEKDAQSSEASEMEEEDGDDLPLSISLSKAETQALCNYGSGEDENEVEEMEEFEAGPVEVQTSLQANMDNTAENRECSSNGVTQDATSDLESNQIESDQPESKDTVQAPEESREVEPQSEGGREDKESCTVSPAQETSQGSDTASHDTDSPVMINTDEAGSGNTSQRSDEEDFVKVEDLPIQMSVLCEEELCNRISEEQQINNLTAEILNGDTDGLKGLVGNAQALKEPETFGAQSA, translated from the exons ATGGCAACAGGTGGCACTCCATTTGAAGACGGGGCAGAAGAGCAAGAGCTGCACACTTGGAGCATCTCTAACGGCAGCCTGGATGACAGACTTAACAATATG GATTGGGGAGTACAGCAGAAGAAAGCTAACCGTTCCTCAGAGAAGAACAGGAAGAAGTTCTCAGCCATGTCAGAGAGCCGGCTGACCAATGACATCTCTCCAGAGTCAACTCCAGGAGCAGGGCGGCGAAGGGCTCGGACGCCCCACTCCTTTCCTCATGTGAAGTACAGCACTCAGATGTCTGTGCCTGACCAGGCTGAGCTGGATAGACTCCGTCAGGTCATAAACTTCACAGATCTGGACGAG AGAAGCATTGGCAGTGATTCTCAAGGCCGGGCCACTGCAGCCAACAATCAGAGACAGCTGTCTTCTGAGGCCAAGAAACCTTTCAACTTCTTGCCAATTCACCTCAACACTAACAAGAGGAAAGAGCCTACGGCATCCACCTCTTCTATACCGGGGGGCAAGGAGCCCAAAAAACAAAGCCCAGGGAAAGACTTGTTTGCCCCAGTGCCTGCAGTGGGTAAAGAGGCTTTTAGTATGGACGGTGCACATGGGTTTACATTGGAGGATGGAAGTGGAGAGCTGTCCATTGACAGCAGTCAG GTGGTTAGTAAATTGGTGCAGATTCGGGAATATATTGGGAAGGCCACATCCATGAGAGACGACCTGGTGGAAAAGAATGATGTGCCGGCAAATGTGGAACGTCTCTCTCTTCTCATCACTCACCTGAAGGAACAAGAGAAGTCTTACCTGCGTTTTCTTCAGAAGATGCTG GCGAGGGAaaatgaggatgaggatgatgaagGTGCCACGGTGGACTCGGCAGTGGGTTCAGGCTCGTTGGCCGAGAGCACGTCTCTTAACCTGGAGCCGCGCTCAGAAGCCTCCAGTGCCACT GGGCATGATGTGTGTGGAGAGCAAAAAGAGGAGCTAGAGAACATGAGGAAGCAACATGACCTTCTCAAAAAGATGCTGGAACAGCAGGAACAGCTCAGAGCACTACAAGGCCGTCAGGCTGAATTACTGGCCATGCAGCAAAGCGCTGACCAAGCCATTGCTGTGATGGATGACACTG TTGTAACAGAAACTACAGGAAGTGTATCTGGCAGAAGTATTACCTCAGAGCTCAATGATGAACTTAATGATCTTATCCAGCGCTTCCACAACCAGTTGCACGACACTCAG acacaGACAGTTCCTGACAACCGACGACAGGCCGAATGTCTTTCTCTTTCTAGAGAAGTCTGCCGATCACGCACTACCCACAATTCCCGGGGTCAGTTGCCGTCTACTGCCCCGCTAACTACAGCATCAACCTCTGCCAGCACTAAACTACAGGAGCTACAGGACAAAAAACAGACCATGGACAAGATCCTTCAGGAACTTCATTCACTTAGAGACCAGACCCTTAACAACAGTGCCT GTCAGAGTGGCAGTCAGCGTGGGACACGTGCAGGCGTGTCTGAGCGTCCCTTAGTGTTGGGTAGAGAGGGAAATGGGCCGCGTCCAGCGAGGCAGGACCCCTCCTCCTCTCACACACAGATGGATGATACCAGCCATCCTGCTGATAAACTCAG AAAACTGAAGGAGGTGCACAAGCGTCTGAATGAACTGAGAGAGCTGGTTCAGTATTATGAGCAGACGTCAGATATGGTGGTAGACACAGTTAATGAGAACGTGaaggatgatgatgaggagaCAGAGGACGGTTCGCTCTTTGAGGCCATGTTTGATTCAGAGCAGGAGAATCATGAACCTGTCACCAACATCAG aaaccCAGCTCAACCGCAGACTCCAGGTAACTGGATGGACTTGAACAGTCTGACAAAAGCTCATAGTGCCTCCAATAACAGAGAAGGACGCCTGAACACGGAATGTGAGATCAATAACCGTTCCGCAGCCAACCTCCACAGTCTCAACATCCCTTCAGTCATAG AATGCCAGTATAACAGAGACAGGCCTTACGCTAGAGTTAAgcatgaggatgaggatgatgatgatgatgaggtaCTGGATAATGATGAAGATGGGGCAAGAGGAGGAGGCAGAGACACGGAGGGTTCGGGATCCAGTCGTAGAAGCAGTCTAGGGGGTGATGCAGAATATGCACAGAAAGTTCACCGTCTACAAACTGCCAAACAGAAACTCAGGCAGTTGCAAGAACTGGTGGCAATGGTGCAG AGTGATGATACAGATGGTACAACAGCTAATGAAGATGAGGGTTTGAAGCAGCAACCCAATAATACCCGAGCAACAGCTCCTAAGACCCAGAGAGACCTCCCTCTTTGTGACAAGGCCAG aGAGAAATTGTACGAGGAGAAGCTCAAGCAGCAACAGCAGGAGCTAAAGCAGCTCCatgaagagagacagagattaATGGACATTCAGGGCAAGATTCAGGACATACAATGGGCCTGCCCTGACCTCCAG TCATCTGTGAGCAGTAGTGCCAGCGGTCAGATGATGAGGAAGATTCCCGCAGCAGCCTCCACTCCAGCTCCAGTGACGTTACGCTCCTCTTCTTCGGCTAAACCCAACACTAGTGGACTTAAACCCACCCTTGAGCCTCCCCCTGTTACTGTGACCGACAATGAG CTTTGGTCAGAGATGCGAAGGCACCAGATTTTGCGTGAGGAGTTGAGACAGAGACGGAGACATTTGGAGAGTCTGATGGCCGAACAGCAGAGGAGAAGCGCACTCAATGACTCTACAATTAGGAGCGACATACAAGATACACAGACCTACAACCGAGATGAGAG AACTATGGCTACCTGGGGTGGTTCGACACAGTGTCATcttgaagatgatgatgatgatgactaCTCGGAAGTTGACgttgaggatgatgatgaggatgaacACGACGAGGTCGAAGAGTCTAGTTCCACTGATGATATGCATGCACGCTCTGCCAGAAAACAACGCAACTACAGCAGGAACCGCAAAGATGG TCTGAATGTTCGTAGAGAGGTTAACAGAACTCCATCCCCTCGTGAGTCAAGCGGCCATCCCTGTCAGCAGAAGCAGGGTGTGAGGGGAAGTTCCACCAGAGCCAAGCGACAGGAAAACCTGCGTTGGGCAGCAGATCTGTCTTTGTCCGAGGGCACAGCACCAGCACACTGGCAGGATCAGAtcacacacctgcagaaacagCTGAATTTTAGCACTACAATGTGCCAGACTCTGCTGCAGGATCAACAG ACTCTATCATTCATGCTGCAGGCTGTACTGACAGGTCCCTATGGCGTTATGCCCAATAATGTGACCTCTCCTCAGGTCCCACTCATTATGCACCAACTAAACCAGTGTTACACACAGCTGGCTTGGCAGCAGAACAATGTCAATCG GTTAAAGCAGGTTCTGAATGATCTGTTGCGGCAGCAGCAGAATCAGTCGTTGTCAGGGCAACAGCAGGATCAAAATGTTGGCCGTGATTCTGTATCTCCCTCTCTGTTCCAAAACTTCCCAGCTGTCAATATGCCTGGACTCCCAAACTTCTCACCTTTTCCCACTG GCTTTAATTTCAGTCACATGTTCTCCTCCGCAGCAGCAGATTGTCACCAGAACCCGGCCAGTTCAGATCAACAGCAAGACCCAAACATTTCCCTCAAAACCGAGTACATGAGTTTCCCCCCTCCACTACAGAGATCGCCACTTAACAACACGGACAAACG gtTTCAATCTCAGTCTGATACTATGACAGACCCTCATAACTCTAGCTGGTTAAACTCCTCTATGAATTGCTCTGATCAAAGACGCAGTCAGATCTCCCCCTCCGCCCCTCACCCTTCAACCTCTCGGGATCGTTCCTATGTTCCCGACTCCCAAGAGTCTCTGAGCAGCCTGCCAGATAAAGCGGACCCCACTACTGTCACCAAGACTTTCAGAGGGGGACGAAAGGCGGCGGCACAGGCCAGCTTGGCCTCCAGAGACAAGACACCCAATGCAAAGAGTCGTCGCAAGAGGGGCAGGGGACAGAAGAACGCAG CAGCTTTGGAGAGTGACAGCATTTCGAGTGATGCTCACTTTGATCAGGACAGAGATCGGTGCCCTCAGGTCAAACACAAAGATCTGAACCAGGGGCTGCTGGACAAACTCACACAAGAGAAACTGGACAGCAAGACGCAGAGCAGCAAGCCGAACGACCTCTCATCTG CATATGCTTGGAGAACACCTTTTCTGTCTAACAGAATTGCATGCACTGAAGTCCCAG ACGCGAGCAGTGATTTCTCTCTTTTCGAGGCCCTGAGAGAAACCATCTACTCTGAGGTGGCAACTCTGATCTCTCAAAATGAGTCTCGTCCTCATTTCCTCATCGAGCTATTCCATGAACTTCAGCTGCTCAATACAGACTACCTGCGGCAGAGGGCGCTCTATTCTCTACAG GACATTGTAACAAGGCACCTGACAGAGAAAAGTGTAGCAGAAGATCAGGCTTCGTCTTTGGGTCCGGCCATGTGGGCTACAGGCTCCCAGTCGGAGCTCACACCCAGCGAAAGCCTTGCCACAAGCGATAAT GAGGCATCTGAGAAGAATGTGACAATAAAATCCGGCTCTGTTGTGAAGAAAGCAGCCGATAAAGAAAACACGACAGACAACGAAAGCCTGCTCTCGACCTCCTCTAACCTCGAACCCTTTGCCAGCGATGACCTGG GTAACACAGTGATTCATTTAGATAAGGCCTTGGCAAGGATGAGGGAGTATGAGCGCATGAAGCTGAGGGCTGAGTTTAATACAGATAACCCAGAGCACAGCCCTGGAGCCGCAGCTGCCGCGGCTGTCTCGGTACTCACTCAAG gcACGAGTCACTCGTCTGCTGAAACACACTGTCCTCAGATTGACACACAGCAGCTCGACAGACAGATCAAAGCTATCATGACAGAAGTCATCCCGTTTCTAAAG GAGCACGTTGGGGAGGTGTGTTCACACCAGCTGCTGACATCTGTAAGACGCATGGTACTGAAACTCACACAGCAAAACGACGAGAGCAAAGAGTTTGTGCACTTTTTCCACAGACAGCTGGGCGGCATACTGCAG GACTCACTGAGCAAGTTTGTGGGGCGCACGCTCCAAGACTGTGGTGAGGACCTGCTGGTGGAGATCTCTGAGATTCTCTTCAATGAGCTCGCCTTCTTCAAACTGATGCAGGATTTAGACCAGAACACctccaaaaacaaacacaggaccAAGAAGTGCTCTGACAACACATCCCCCAAGCCCTCAACCAGGACTGAG GAAACCAAAGCAGTAGAGAGAGAAAATACATTCTCACCATCATATTTTGATGAAGATAAA GATCAGGATGAGACGGAGCAGGGAGAAACGGGCCATGAGAGACAAGAGGAGAAAGATGCACAGAGCAGTGAAGCATCGGAAATGGAAGAAGAGGATGGAGATGACCTGCCTCTTTCTATAA GCCTGTCTAAAGCAGAGACGCAGGCACTATGTAACTACGGCAGCGGAGAAGATGAAAACGAAGTGGAAGAAATGGAGGAGTTTGAGGCTGGACCTGTTGAGGTGCAGACATCACTACAAGCCAACATGGACAACACTGCTGAAAACAGAGAG TGCTCATCAAACGGAGTTACCCAGGATGCAACATCAGACCTAGAAAGCAACCAAA ttGAAAGCGATCAGCCTGAATCTAAAGATACAGTTCAGGCTCCAGAGGAGAGCAGAGAGGTTGAACCTCAGTCAGAAGGAGGGAGAGAAGACAAAGAGAGCTGTACAGTTTCTCCAGCACAGGAAACCTCTCAGGGGTCAGACACAGCCAGCCATGACACTGACTCACCGGTTATGATCAACACTGAT GAGGCTGGATCTGGAAACACCAGTCAGAGATCAGATGAAGAAGATTTTgtgaaggtggaggatcttccTATTCAAATGTCTGTTCTGTGTGAG GAGGAGCTTTGTAACAGGATCTCAGAAGAGCAGCAGATTAATAACCTTACAGCTGAGATTCtgaatggagacacagatgGTCTTAAGGGGTTGGTGGGAAATGCTCAAGCCCTCAAAGAGCCTG AAACCTTTGGAGCCCAGAGCGCATGA